CAACCCCAGGCCTAATCCCCCAAACTGGGAGCAGAGGGCCGGATTACTACACCCCACGTTAGAAAACTGTTTTGTTCTTGTTATGCAAACTTCCTGGGCAGGGACTCCAAGGGCCCAGGGGGCGGGGAGAAGGGTCCTTAAATGCATCTGCTCTAGGCTGATGCCCATTCCTGGAGCTCCAGCCCCGGGACAGCCTGTGTCAAAGGTAACTCTCTTCCCcgttctcttctccttctagaaaTCTCTAGCTGCAGCCTGGCCAGGAGCGGGTCCACCTCTGTGGCTggtcctccccacacccaggaaCATCTTCTGAGAATCCGCGGCTGGCTGCCCCAAGGGCCTGAAGCTCACGTCTGGCAGCTCTACCACCCTTGCCACAGGGAGGTAGAGGCCCCGGGGACCCTTGGAGCAGGGGGACCCAGGGGACAGTGGGTAAGAAGCCTTGATTCAGTAACCCAGAGGCAGCAGAGTCCTGTAGTTAAAGGCACGGGCGGCCTGAGATAGAGGCAGAAgcgggttcaaatcctgactttgcTACTTGCTAACTGGGAGACCAAAGACAGAGCATTTATTGCACGTCTTttggcctcactttcctcatctgtaaaatggactcgTAACGGCTCCTTCTTGGTGGGCGCTCCTACAGAGCGAGGATTTTTGTGAGGATCAAAGGGGATGATGACACCTGGGAACAAAGTGGCACAGGTGAAGCATGCGGGATGCAGGGGTGTGGGAAGAAGGATGCGTCCTGGGGGACTCATTCCAGCCGCTCCCACTGGGACATCAAGCGCAATGTTAGCTACTTCCCGGCGCCATTAATCTTTGTAATGACTGAGAAGCGACACTGCTGTTAACGCTGCCCACGAAGGAAGCTCCTTCCCAGAGACCACATGGTTCTGAGTGCTGAGCTGGGGGCCAGCCCTCCcggtctccctcccaccagctcTTCTGCCCTGAGCCGCCAGGCCTTGGTGGCCGATGGCCAGAGGCTGCTGCCCTGGTTTGCCCACACGAggctggggagggaagcaggatcTTCCTGCCGGGCTGTGTGGCTGGGGTCACGGGTGGCCTGGCCCATGGCAGGCTGGGCCGAGGGATCCCAGAGGGCTCCCTCCGATTTCCTGTTGGACCTAGGGAGGGGGCCGTGGCACCCCAGGCTTGGGGCACCCTGGATGCCAGCAGGGCCCTCCTGTCCATGCCGAAAGCCAGGGTGGGGGTCAGTGCTGCGGAGGGGGGAGGTGATGGGAGGGATCAGAAGCCACTTGCTGGAATTCAAGCAGgatttcatacatatatacatatacacacatccatacatatacatctataaaTGGCTATTTCCATTTggcaaaaaatttatatataccaTGTAtggtaatatatacacatataccatGTGTATTATGTATACCAtatctacatatatgtgtatctacATATGTAGatatggtatttaatttttttgccaaATGGAAATAGCCTTATTGTGGTTTTTTTCTGATGTCAGAGGTTACACCGTGTCTGAAAGTGGGTGGGAACCTCATGGAGGACAGGAAGAATTgcggggggagaagggaggaggaacgtttacttttctctgtgtcccttttgtatcttttacattttctacCATGTGCGTGTTACCTATTCAAAAAggtaacaaacatttttaaaaaatgcaagttCACTGCAAAAAAAGTGAAGCCCTCCAGAAGATGAAAATGAGGATCACCTCTAATCCACCCccaacctccctcccatccccccgcAGTCACCACgcgggtggcgggggggggggggggggcgggggccgcCCCTCTGGGCTCTCGCGTGAACAGGCACGCACACGCCTGGGGTATCTGTTGTTCTGGAACCTGTTTTGTTTCTTATCCCTCATGCCCGGGACACATCTGGTACAGAGAGCGCCCTTATAAAGGTGCTGAAACACTTGTCCATCTTTGTCCTAATTACCGCACGATCACCTGGCACGTGGGTGCAGGAGACGTCTTTGAAATTGTctcctgctgatggacacttaggatatTTCCAGTATCTCTCTTTTATGTATAAGCCTGATGAACTTTCTTGTTCACGAATGTTTAAGAATGCGCTCATTTCTATGAGCTCCTGAACGTGGACCTACTACGTCACAGAGAGATAGATTTTAAAGGTTTTTGCCGGGCATAGCCAAACGCCTCCCAGCAGAGCCATCCCACTTCGCCAGCATGGTCTGCTGTACGGGCAGCTTTTTTGTGGAAATCTGAAGCTCTGTGAGTAGGTCTGTCTCACAGGTGTTACAGGCACACACAGGTTTAAACACCAAGCCTGGTTCTGTCTGGGAAGCCGCCAGTGCTTTTGAGAATGTCGGCTCAGCCAGCAAGGTGGTGTGAGAACCCTGATGCTGGGTCTTCTTTAATCAGCCTGGGTGTGGGATCACGACCGTGTCCTGTAATCTGATCTGGAGACTGCCCTGGTTGGGTGTGCACAGCACTCGGAGTGATTGCCTGCGAGAGTCACCAACTCTACACGAAGGTAGAGGTGGGCATGGGCCCTGAGAGATGCCAGGAAGGGCCTGCCCCCAGCACCCTGCCAAGAACCCACCATCAGCAGCTGTAGACACCCTTAGGACCGCAGGTCACTGCTGCCTGGGGTCCTCACTGCGGGGGTCTGTCATCTGCTCAGGGAGGGAGTACGCCGATGGCCAGAAGAGTCCAAGACAACAGGGTTAGGGAGCTGAGAAGGCAAAAGGAGGCCATTTCTCAGTGCTCCCAGGGAGATCTTCCTCTTCCTATAAAATTACCAGTGAGGGTGGGTGCTGCCCTGGGGACCCCGGGTCCCAGTGGGCGGCCGGGGAGCGCGCGCCCTCCTCCCGGCTCCAAGGAGCTCTCTGTCCTCAGGAACCATGGACACAATCAGCGAGGTGGTGCAGCGGGCCAGAGCCGCCTTCAACGCGGGCAAGACGCGCCCGCTCCAGTGCCGCGTCCAGCAGCTGGAGGGGCTGCGGCGCCTGATCCGCGAGCGCGAGAAGGACCTCGTGGGCGCGCTGGCCGCCGACCTCCGCAAGGTGCGCCCCGACCGGCCACGGGCAGGAGAGGGCTGCGTGCGCCCAGGACGTGGGCTGCGCGCCGCGGGCCGGGCTCTGCGCCCGGCTCTTGACACTTAGCCCCCAAAACACTCCGGGCGCTTCACGACCCTTTTACGGAGGGGAAAGCGCAGCCGCTCAGACGGGGCGTGCCGGCTTCTCCTTGCGTCCTGCGGCGCCCCAGGTCCCACGCGCCCTCCTGGCTTCACGCCCTTCTCCACCCAGCCCAGCACACGAGGCCACCCCTTTCCGGCCTCTTCTTTCCTTCACCTCTCAGCCCCGTGCGGGCCGGGTTCTCCACACCAGGGAACAGCCCAGCCTGGCTTCGCGGAGGGCAGCCTGCTCTGCTGggtgtcctccctccctccctccccatcctctcctACCCCTAGGCAAAATCAGACCCCTCCGAATACTCAGCCCCTCCCCCTCGCTGCCCCCAAGTCACTTGGGCCTGCTTCCACCCTTCCATCCGCCTGGCCTtggaggagagcagaggggcTGTGGAGGCCGTCCCCCTACCGTTTCCTGGCCTTTTGccgctgtattttttttttttttttaatctctcaagATTTGTCGTCttacagcaaaaaacaaaggcAAGAAAACCCAGTGCTGACCTCACGACTTCTGTCTTGCTCAGCACAGCCAAAGTTCACGGAAGAGCTGTGTATCCCACTTTGCACCCCTCTCTCGGAAGCTCCCCACACTGGCTTCCTCCGCTGGCTGAGGGTCTCCTGGATTTTCTCCTGACTCTCTTTGGTGGCCTCTTTCCTGAAGCCACTTCATCAGGGTGGCCTTCTTAGGGCTCCGTCCTGGCTTCAAGTCTCATTTTCATCTCTAAGCCTTCCCGGACACCCCTCGGCTCAGTTGCCCCCGACTCACTGAGTGACCCTCAAATCACTACTCAGGTCTGAGGTGCCCTCGATGTGTCCAACCTGTCTGGGCCCCCAGCACTGGCAGAAAGGGGCCCTCACAGACCCACCGCTCGAAGGCTAATCCTCAACTCTGCCCCCTTGTGCCTTCTTGCCTGGCCcactgggctggggagcccacgGTGAATGGCCCCCTTCGTGTGGGCAGCAGAACAAGCCAGGCTGTGTCCAATGGGCCCACCCGGAGCATGAGGTCCAGTCATGTTCCCATTTTGCAGACTGGGAGACTGAGGTCAGGAGGTTCACTTGGGGTCACAAAGCTGGGAAGCAGCGAGCCAAGGACCACCGCCAGCCCTGGGGCGTCTGCTCAGAGCCCCGGCTGCGTGGCCCTCACCCTGGGGCCAGCAAGCCTCACGGAGCCCTCTCGCTGTAGAACGAATGGACCGCCTACTACGAGGAGATCATGTACGTCCTGGAGGAGATCGACTACGTGATCAAGAAACTCCCTGAGTGGGCTGCGGACGAGCCCGTGGAGAAGACGCCCCAGACCCAGCAGGATGAGTCCTACATCCACTCAGAGCCCCTGGGTGTGGTTCTCATCATCGGCACCTGGAACTACCCCTTCAGCCTCACCATCCAGCCCATGGTGGGCGCCATTGCTGCAGGTACCATGAGCCCCGTTCTGTGTCGGGGAGCCAGGAGAGATCCCTCTTCTCCACTGCGGAGgggagggcctggggtggggggcgcagGCCTGTGCGAAGAGGCAGCCTGGGGTCAGGGAGCCATAGGAGGGTCCGGCTCTCACAGGAGGCTGTGGGGACCAGGCTTCCCGGTGCCCAGGCCCAGCCAGGCTCAGATGTCCACACAGCCTCACCACCCACCACACACCCTTGGTCCCTgggagggcagagcagggggGTGGCCCCAGCATGGCCCTGATTCCGTGTGCTCTGCAGGGAACGCGGTGGTCCTCAAGCCGTCGGAGCTGAGTGAGAACACAGCGAGCCTGCTGGCCACCATCCTCCCCCAGTACCTGGACAAGGTGACAGACTCTCCAGGGCACACGGAGAACTGGGGCGGGGCCGTGTCTTCAGGGGTTGAGAAATAGTGAATTCTTGCAGCCAGGGCCCAAGCCACGGGTGGGGTGAGGACAGCTGGCCACTCCCATTGGGGTGACTGGAGCCCCTGAGCTAAGAGAGGGGGTCCACTTGGTGGCGACTGCCCGGCCAcgtggggagggggctgtggtCCTTTCTGAGCCTCACCTCTGTCCTCTCTCGGAAGGATCTGTACCCGGTGATCAGTGGGGGTGTCCCGGAAACCACGGAGGTGCTCAAGGAGAGATTTGACCACATCCTGTACACCGGGAGCACCGGGGTGGGCAGGATCGTCATGATGGCTGCGGCCAAGCACCTGACCCCTGTCACGCTGGGGCTGGGGGGCAAAAACCCCTGCTACGTGGACAAGGACTGTGACCTGGATGTCGCCTGCAGGTGAGGGGCTTGGCCTGGCTGCCCCCCAGCTCAGGCGGACGGCAGTTCACTCTGAGTGACACTGAcgtggcccctgccctcagggcGCCCGCGGTCCTGGcgggagctggggctggaggtaCCATGCTCACAGAAGAGGTGTGGGAAAGGCTTCCCGCAGAGGAGGGGTCCAGGACAGCCCTGCCCGCCCTCGTGTCCCGCACACGTAGCCTTCTGGGGTGTGGGACCCTGAGCACAGTGACACCTGGCCGTGCAGGGCTCAAGGCTGTGAAAAGGGGGATAAAGGCCGCCCACGCCAGACACCCCCAGCCAGTCAGTGATGAGGTCACCGCAGGCCCTGTGAGCACGTCCAGGGTCATGGGATCTAGAAGCCAGTGGGGTGCTAAGGGGCCCCCCTGGTGGACAGCTCACAGCAGAGCCCCTCATGCCCTGACCCTGGGCTAACTGAGCCAGAGGCCTGTTCCTGGGGAGCCCCCCCGGGCTGGCGATATGTCATCTAACCTGGGGTTTTCACAGACGCATCGCCTGGGGGAAATTCATGAACAGCGGCCAGGTGTGCGTGGCCCCCGATTACATCCTGTGTGACCCCTCGATCCAGAACCAAGTCGTGGAGAAGCTCACAAAGTCCCTGAAGGTCAGTGTTGGCCCCGGGGGCGGGTGACAGGCTGCCAGGTGGTGACATGGACATGGACTTGAGAGAAGACTGGCTCATTCTTTTCTGCTCATGAAAATAATCCACACTCACTGTCAATAATTtggaaaagattaaaaagcataaagaagGGGGAAAAGCTCCACCCAGAATCCCACCACCTAAAGCCAGTCGCTGCTGACTTGGTGTGTTCCCTCCATCCTCCTTGCTGTAGACGCACGCGTCTGGTCCCAGTGTGATGTCCAGACGCTGTGCGTGTATTTCTTTCAAACAACACAGCTGTCTTGCAGCACTTCGTGTGCCAGGAAAGTCGGGGGGCGCCCAGGGTGCGGCAGCTCCGTAGTTCTCGGGGTCGCTGTGCCATCGACTGCTGCTCCACAGGGCGGTGCCCACGTGTGCTCCCAGGTTGGGGTCACCGGTGACCTCACAGCCTGTGGCCGTGATGAGGGTCCACATCCTCACCTGGAGGCTCTCCTCCACAGGAGTTCTACGGGGAGGATGCCAAGAAATCCCGCGACTATGGGAGAATCATCAACTCCCTACACTTCCAGAGGGTGATGGGCCTGATGGAAGGCCAGAAGGTCGCCTACGGGGGCACCGGGGATGCGACCAGCCGGTACATAGGTGCGTGCGCTGCCCTTCAGGAGAGCACTGCCTGCCCGCCAGGGCTGCCAGGGGCCCCGCGAGCGGGCGGCGGGTGGGCACACACCCCTGAAGAGCAGACACAGCCCCATGGTGTGTGGCCATCACTTTCACCAGTGGCTCCGGGTTGGCTCTGGGCCTCTCGGCGGG
The genomic region above belongs to Phocoena phocoena chromosome 19, mPhoPho1.1, whole genome shotgun sequence and contains:
- the ALDH3A1 gene encoding aldehyde dehydrogenase, dimeric NADP-preferring, encoding MDTISEVVQRARAAFNAGKTRPLQCRVQQLEGLRRLIREREKDLVGALAADLRKNEWTAYYEEIMYVLEEIDYVIKKLPEWAADEPVEKTPQTQQDESYIHSEPLGVVLIIGTWNYPFSLTIQPMVGAIAAGNAVVLKPSELSENTASLLATILPQYLDKDLYPVISGGVPETTEVLKERFDHILYTGSTGVGRIVMMAAAKHLTPVTLGLGGKNPCYVDKDCDLDVACRRIAWGKFMNSGQVCVAPDYILCDPSIQNQVVEKLTKSLKEFYGEDAKKSRDYGRIINSLHFQRVMGLMEGQKVAYGGTGDATSRYIAPTILVDVDPQSPVMQEEVFGPIMPIVCVRGLEEAIQFISQREKPLALYVFSLNDKVIKKLIAETSSGGVTANDVIVHSTVPSLPYGGVGGSGMGSYHGKKSFETFSHRRSCLVRPLLNEEALRARYPPSPAKWPELGVRAGEGSLQLGAQALTVAPWMASAGARQTTAVKAEASLRAPPAGSGHGEGDRRGEDGDGTEEGGGSQKLQGLQLLLPGGGRRFLLREEMGGHNALGQGLGDKFSPEKGEVPEVPGSVALSPRAELLVVSSGGSARLPLTVVGCGEGLADPSVLTRLRDDA